TTGGACTGGGTACTGCTGGCGCCGGACCAGTTGACTTCCGGATCCGGGCCGTTGTAGGGCGAAGCGGTCCAGAGATTCCGGCCCGCTGCCACCAGGGTGAGGCTCTCCAGACCCGGGACGTTGCGGAAGGTGTACGACGCCGATATCTCCCTCAATTTGATGAAATTGGCGGGTGACATCATGTTGTAGGCCTCTCGGTCGTCCAGGCGGGCCAGCTCGATGAGCCGCTCCTTCTCGTCCGGCTCCAACCCGCCAAAGCCCACCGTGGCCAGCTTGTTCGTATAGTACTGAACCTCATAAGGGGTGAGTTCCGGCTTCTTCAAATTGCCGAACTCAAACTGGAACTCACGCGTACTGTTATACATCCAGTGCCCATCAGTCCAGTCCACAAGAAATGAGAACCGGAAATTTCCAAACAGCGTGATGTCATTGCGCAGGTACCCAGTTTCTAACGGCAACGATGGACCGATGTAGACATTGCCCGCCGTCACCACTCGCTTGCCGTCCAGGATCCCGATGCCGTCCAGGGCGGGATCTCCGGCGTCCACTGCCGGCACCGGCACCGCCCGCACGCCGCCACTGACGATCGCCACCGTATCGCTCCGCAGGCCCCGTGCCCAGAGCGAGGCGACGGGATAGCCCTCCTCATTTCGGTTGACGCCGCCCAGGTTACCCACTGGGACGGCCGCATCTCCCAGACTGACGACATTATTTTTGCTTGCGGAGTAGGAAAATCGAAGGTCCCACTTCAGGGTCGCGGTATGGATAATGAGGCCACGGAGGAACAGTTCCAAACCGTTGTTGCTCACCTCTCCAATATTGCTCTGCTGGAAACCGGCAAAACCTGTAGACGGAGCAATCTGCTTGAGCACCAGTGCATCGATTGTGCGCTGATTGTACAGCGTGAATTCAAGCCCCCAGCGCTCGTTCAGAAAACTGAGATCAAACCCGACCTCCAGCTCTGTGCTGACTTCGGGCTTAAGCTCCTTGTCACCAACGTTAGAGGACGTTAAACCGGGAGCGCTCGCCAGGGAGTTAGGCTCGAAGGTCCGGTCCTTGTCGAAGACTCCCGGTTGACTTCCCGAGCTGCCCTGGGCTACCCGCAATTTTAGGCTGCCACTACCGAGCAGAGGCAGGCTGAAATTATCCAGTACGTAGGACACCCCCAGCTTAGGATAGGTCTGCGATTGAAATTCATCTCCGAAGGCACTGTTACCATCCGTGCGCACGGCGCCTGTAATATAGAGGGCGTTGCTGAGGTCAATCACCTCCTGTATGTAAAATCCGGCATTGACCGACCGGAAACGACTCTCCCATGCGCGTGAGAATCCCGTACCGGCGATGGTGGAGAGGCCCGTGAAAGGGAAATCTTCTCCGCCGGCGGAGACGAGTTTGGTGTCCTCCAGGAAGCCCTGTGCGCCCACCGACGTGGCAAAACCGATGTTGCCCAACCGGGCTCGGTAGACGGAGCTGGCGTCTAGGGTCAGCGACCAGAACTTGCGGCCGTCAATCAGGCGTTCGCCCAGAGGTACCAGCATGATCCCCGCTCCGAAGGGGATGAAGTCACCCAGCTCAGCCGAGGTCAGGTCCAGCCCAAACAGAAGCCGATTGCTCCAATTCTTGTCGGGTCGGTACTTGAACTGGACGGACCCTGTATAGCGGAAAGTCTCGTTGAGGTTCTGGATCTTGTCGATCTTGTCAAGATCATAGAGGGCTTCTCCCCGGGGTGCGGCGGCGGATGTATCGCCGACGGATAGCAGGGCCTGCGCCATGTAGCCAAACACGTGATTGTCATTGTTCACGGCCCGTTGCCGGTTGTAGCTGATGGAGTTGGTTGTATACAGGGACAACTTGTCGGAAACATGCAGCTCCACATTTGCCTTCCCGCTGTAGAACTGGTTGGTGTTGGTGCCCGGCATGAAGGCGCCCGCTTCACGAGATGACCGGCCGGCGACATAGTAGGTAACGGCTTCGCCGCCACCACGCACACTCAGACTATAGCTTTCGATGGCCCCCTGGCCGATCATGCTCTCCCGAAGCAGCTTGCCACCGAAACTGGTCACATCAATAATCTCATTCTGGGTTGCGGAAAACGGGGCTGTATAGCTGAAACTTTCCTCCGGGTAGGTGAAGATTTCCGGATCGTAGTTCGAATAGCCCTGTTCGGTTTCGAAGGTCCAGCGTGCCTTGGAATTGAGGGCGCCGCGCTTGGTAAAGATCTGGATCACGCCGTTGGCCGCGGTAGTACCATAGAGTGTAGCCGCTGCCGAGCCCTTGACGATCTCAATCCGGTCGATGTCGTCGGGATTGATATCGCCCAGGCGCGACTGCTCCTGTCCGCCAAGGTAATTGAACCCGAAACCGGATGGGTCGAAGGCAGCGTTGTCTACTTGGATGCCATCGACGTAGACAATAGGCTCATTGCTGACGCTCAAACTGGTCATGCCACGGACGCGAATCCGGATGGCTCCACCCGCTGTGCCCGTGGTGCTCATGGCCATGACGCCGGCCGTGCGGCCCGTCAGCATTTCACCCAAGCTTTGGATAGGCATGTTCTCGGTGTCGGCCGCGCGCACCGTGCTGATCGTCGTCGCAAGTGACCGCTTGGTCACCTCCTGGCCGGTACCGGTGATCACCACCTCATCCAGCGACAAGGCTGACACGCCCAGGCCGAAGTTGAGCGTCACGCTCTGTCCCGCGACCACGGCGATCTCTTGCTCGGATGATTTGTAGCCGATGTAATGGGCAGCCACGGTGATACTCCCCACGGACGCGTTCCCGATTCGATAGTTGCCGTCCGCATCGGTGGCTGCACCCCGTACTGTCCCCACTATCAGCACGTTGGCGCCCACCAGGCGGACCCCCGTCCTGGCGTCCGTCACCGTTCCGGAAATTTCCGCTGCCTGCTGGCCTACTTGAGCAAATGCGACCAGCGGCAAGATAATGATTCCCAGCGCAGTCGCAAATTTCCTTCTCATGGCCTGCCCCTCACGTTCGCTTCGGTTCCGGGCCGGCCATCGGGCTGGGTAAAAACGAGGGCCACTGCCTTCCCCATAATCAAAAAAGGAGTCCCGCATTAACTGCACCGACTCCCCGAACTGAAGAAAGGTCGTATGGTCTGGCTGAGGATTCCACGGCTCTGCCTATATTCTTCGCGAGCATTTCTTTGGCACGGCCCCCCACGCTTCGTAATGTTGCACAAGGTGTTTGATCCGCGCCGAACGATACCTCCGCCGCCCTGAGTATCGAGTATACAGCTTAAAATATGAATGAGAAAGGAGTAATTATTCCGCTTGATCCAGCGACCCGGGGCGCACTGAATTTCCGGGCAGTAATGGTCGCGGAATGACCTGTTTAAAGCCACGGCCAACCCTATTCGCCCTGGGCCATCTTGGGCCCGACAGATCTCCATGTTGGTCACGACATTTTCGCCCGTTTTGATTTTCAGGGCCTGCCGGGGTAACTAAACTAGCAGCTGCTTAGGCCAGCTGGCAGGCAGACCGGAACAATGTACGCATGCGCAGATAATCATGCCCCCATCAGGGGCGACTGAGTTTGGAGAGGAGTTGAGCCGCCCCCGCGGTCTGCTGGTCCCATGGGCTGAATTCCTGCTCTATGGTATGTTGATCTCCGTCGCCTCACCCGCCAGTCTCCAGGCGCAGATAATTGATGGCGATCCGGTCTACGATGTGCTGCCCCGTGACGCCATCCCGGCTATCGTTGATCCCGAGTTTGTCACCGGCAAAAAGGCCCGCCGTATCATGGCTGATTGGGAACAGGTAATCGGAATCGTGGGGCCGGAAGGCACGGCCGTGGCCTATTCCACTTGGCACCTGGATCACCATGAGATCGTCGATGACGTGGTGGACGGCCTCCCACTGGCTGTCACTTGGTGACCGCTCTGCTTCACGGGCATCGTGTATGTCCGCACCGTGAATGACCAGACGCTGACCTTCGGCGTCTCCGGCAAGCTCTGGAGAGACGCCATGGTGATGTACGACCGCGAAACCAATTCCACCTGGGCCCATGTCACAGGCAGGGCGATCACTGGCCCGTTGCTGGATGCCCAGCTGGAAACGTATCCGGCCCTGCAGACCACCTGGAAGGCCTGGCTGGCCGCCTATCCCGAGACCAAGGTGTTGAAGAAGCCGGTGCTCTACGGTTCCTCCTATGCGCGCTATAACGCCGATCCCCGGCGCCAGGGCATTCACGGCCGCCGAATGGGCAGATCGTTGCTGCCCGCCAAATCCAAGGTCATCGGCTTCCAACTTGAGGAAAGCCCCTACGCGGTTCCCGTGCAGGCGTTGCTGCCCGGCAGCCTGACCGAACTCTCTGTCGCCGACGTACCCTTGTTGATCTTCACCGATGTGGCGGGCGAGGGGGTCACCCTCTGGCAGCGGGAATATGAGCAGGAAGTCCTCGACTTTACGCTGGTCGACAAGGATCAGCCCCGCGCTCGCACCGGTGATGGCCGGTCGTTCGATCTGGTCACCGGGGAGGAGGCCGGCGGTGGTCCACCACTTACCCGCATCCAGACCACAAAAGCCTACTGGTTCGGCTGGCACAATTTCTACCCGGAGACGCAGGTCGTATCCCCCTGATCACGGGCTGAGCGTCGTAAAACCCGGCGCATCCAATCACGCGCGTACGTCTTGGCGATGCATCAATTAACGTTGCTTGATTGGGTGCCAATCCTTTCTGACAGCCATAAATTAACACTGGTAGTTCTACAAATATATTCTTGGAGGTGAACCCTATGCGTGGCGCGTATCGGTCTGCTTTAGTTTTGGCTGCGGTGCTGGCACTTCAGTCGATGCCAGTCCGGGCCCAGTCGGTTTTCCCCTATCCCGTGAAGAAGGTGACGCTGGACAACGGATTGGACGTCCTGCTCGTATCCATGCCCGAGTTCAAAGACGTACTCAGCCTGAATGTGCTAGTTCTGGCCGGTGCCGGAAACGAAACCGAAAAGGGAAAAACTGGCTTTGCCCACCTGTTTGAGCACATCATGTTTCGCCACGAGTTTAGGGGCCAGAGCGACGGCTACCGCAAAGCCATGAACAAACTGGGCGCCTTCAACAACGCCTGGACGTGGTTTGACGTCACTTTCTATCACCCCCTGACATTTAGCTCCAACCTTGATGCGGTGACCCTCGCATCGGGCGAAGTGGTGCCCGGCCTCCTGGAGCTGGAGGCGTCCCGCTTTACGGCCCTGGAATTCGACGAAAAGATATTCCAGACCGAGACGGGCGCGGTGCTGGGGGAATACCGCAAGAACGCCACCAGTCCTGGCCTGGCCATGACCGAGAAGCAGCTGGAACTGGCCTATCCGCAGCACCCCTACGGACACACCACCATCGGATTCTTTCAGGATGTGGTGAATATGTCCCAGCACTACGAGTACGCCCGCTGGTTTTATGACAGCTATTACCGCCCCAATAACTGCGTGCTGGTGATTGCCGGCGACATCGATGTTGCCACGCTCAGCGCTAAGATCAACACTGCATTCGGTGGCTGGGAGTACCAGGAAACGCCGGTCATCGACGTGCAGGACCCGCCTCAGCAGGCGGAGCGCCGCGGCCACGTTGCCTGGGATGCTGACGTGCCGCCACGAGTCAATGTTGCCTACCTGGGGCCGAAGTTTGTCACGGGCAGCAAGGGCACGGCAGTGGGACAAATTCTCGGCGAACTGCTGACCTCCCGATCGGCGCCGCTGTTCCGCAAACTGCGCTTTGAGGATAAAGCCGTCAGCCAGCTGAATCTGAGCGCCACTGAGGGCTTCCACCGTCGGCTGGTGGAAATCAACGGGCAGCTGTACACTGATCAATATGCGGAAGGCGGCGAGAGCTACCAGGAGCGTGTCATTCAGGATATCATTGCGGGCTTTGGCGATCTGGAGAATTTTTCCTCCACTGAAAATGCAAACCGGATTCTTGAGATGGTAAAGAGCAAATACACGTACGATTTTTTGGCTCAGCTGAACAGTCCGGCCAATGTGGCCCTGCAGCTGGCCTACTACTACCGTTTCGAGCGCGACCCGCAGGTCATCGACAAGCTGGTCCAGTCGGTGCAAGACCTGACCCCTGCCGACATTGATCATTACGCGCGGAAATATTTTGTGGACAACAGCCGGGTGATCGTCACGATGGCCCCCAGGGAGGGCTAAGCCATGGTTGCAAGCAAGTATCATGACCCCCATTTTGTCCTGCGATTCAGAGGTGCAGGCGCCAGGGGAGCCTGGCAACTGACCGCAGTCGTGCTACTGACGGTCGCATTGGGCTGGGCCAAACCGGTGAAGATCGTTGTTCTGAACTCCCCCTCGGAGCTAGTGCAGGTAAAAGTGATGGTGCGGGCCGGCTCGGCAAGCGACCCCGCTGGCCGTGAAGGCCTGGCAGCGCTTACTGGGCGCATGCTTTTGGATGGCAGCTTCGGCGACCCTTCCGCCCCGGTTACCAAGGACATGCTGGCCGATATTGTTCGGCCCTGGGGAGAGCAGGCAAGCCCCTCAGTGGTAGTCGAGAAGGAAACTTCCACCTTCAGTTTCACGGTACCGAAGGGCGTGTTTTCTGAGTACGCCGTCAAAGTGTTGCAGCCGCTTTTCACCCAACCCCTGTTTGCTGGCGACGAGCTTGAGCGCATCAGCAAGGAGACCAAAGTCTATATCTCAGCGACTCTTAGGCTGGAGAACACGGAGCTGCTGGGCCTCTATGCGCTGGACAACTACATCCACGAGGGGACGCCCTATGGGCACCTGCCCGCAGGCACCATCAGCGGTCTCAAAGCCATTACCGTTGAAGATGTGCGCCGCTTTTACAAGACCTACTACACGGCGGGCAATATCACCGTGGGGGTCTCGAGCGGCGATGCCGATATCCAGCGCCTCATCCAGTCTTCGCTCAGTGGCCTTGGCCGGTCGGTGAGGGCGAAAAAGCTACGCAGGGTGCCGCCCAAACGGGCACCAGCCATCAAGGGCCGTGAGTTGCTTGTCATCACCCAGCCCACTACCATCGCCACCGGTATCCATCTTGGCTATCCCATCAACGTTGACCGCCGTCACCGCGACTACTGGGCGCTCTATGTGGCCAATGTCGCGCTGGGTACGCATCGTGACAGCTTCGGCAGACTCTATAATGAAATCCGCCAGGCCCGCGGCTATAACTACGGAGACTACTCCTACATCGAGTGGTTTCAGAACCGGCCATTTGCACTGTTTCCCCCCACTAACACGCCCCGTAAAAATCAATACTTCAGCATGTGGGTGCGCCCCGCCGGCCACGAATATGCCCACCATCTACTCAAGGCAATCGGTTGGGAGCTGGAGAATTTTGTGCGGGATGGCCTCACTGGGGAGGAGGTGGAGTTGGCCAAGAACAAGGCCAGGGTGCTTTACCTGAATCTGGCGGAGACCTCCGAGCGGCTGCTGGCCTACAAGCTGGATGACAACTTCTACGATCAGCGTGGCAACGGCTTCCTTGATGGGTACCTGGCGGCCATCGATGCACTGACCCCTGCGCAGGTAAATGCCGCCATCCGACGCCACCTGCAGGTGGAAAACTTGAAGATTGTGATCGTGACCAACGAGGAGTGGGGTGCCCGCCTGGCCACCGATATTGCCGCCGGACAAAACGCGGGCGGCAAGGACGCCGCAGCCTATGACTTCCCCTCAAGAGAGGTGGATGATGAGCTGGTGTATGACATACCCGAGGACAAGCGCGCCGTTGTGGAAAAAGACCGGTTATGGGAAGCCTACCCCCTGAATCTTTCCGCGGGGCGGATACGGGTGGTCAGCTCCACCCAGCTGTTCGAAAGCGCCAGGCTGATAGGCCGCTGAGCCCATTGGGAGTTGCAGCAGAAGGGCCGATCACCGTCTCGCGGGGTCGGCCTTTTTCATGGGGCCCGTGGTTGGTCGGTCAGGCAGCTGATCTACAGGTAGGGCAGTTCAGGCTCGGGGAAGTGACGACTGCCAGCACTAAGCGCCTCGTGGTAGTTGCCCTGAGGAAACCTTGACCGTCATCCACGAAAAATCGTACCGTGGCCTTGGCCTGGCCCAACTTGTTCACCGCTCAAGGCTCCGGCGGATCCTAAGACTTGTTGACGATCTTGACCTGCCCGCTAGAGGCAGTTTGGCTGATGTAGGCTGTTCCAACGGCTTTGTCCTTTCCCAACTGAAAGAGCACGTTCTCAGCGGCAAGGATTACGCCCTGTTTGGATTTGATCATTCTGACGAATTGCTGAGGGGAGCCCGCAACAAGAATATTGACGGCGCAAGTTTTCATCGGCTGGATCTAAATGAGATCAATACAAGCTGGCGTAGCCGCTTTGATGTCATCACCTGTTTTGAAACGCTGGAGCACGTGGGGAACTATCGGCACGCCATGCAAAATATTGTTGCCATGTGTCGGCCCCACGGTATGATCGTACTCTCAATTCCCAACGAGAGAGGTGTGCCGGGTCTCCTGAAATACGTGGCGCGCAAGCTGTTGCGAAAGGAGGCCTATGGGGAGTTTTTTGCCAGGCAGAGTGAGTGGGACTACGTCCGGCGCCTGCTATTTAATCTACCTATTGACTCCTTCCGCAATGAGGGTGCTTCGGGTTGGGGCCCGCACCTGGGCTTTGACTGGAAGGTATTCAGGGAGCACCTTGAGAGGGACTATTTCCAGCCGCAAAAATTACGACTGATATCCGAGCAGAGCTCGTTCATGAATTTCAATCTCTTCTATGTCATGACCAAATTGGACGCAGATTAGGATCTGCGGGTGGCGCCCGAAGTGTGGGGAGCAGTAGCCCAGAAACAGATTGTGGGCGAGCAGAAAAGAATCGTAAATTGCTATTGAGAATGAGTCTCAACAAGGCAAGGCATGAGCATCACAGCTGATCAGCTGGAACACTTCCGGAAGGCACTTAAGGGTGAAGCCCTGCGTCTCACTACTCAGCGGCGGGCTATCCTGGAGGACATTCTT
This DNA window, taken from Candidatus Neomarinimicrobiota bacterium, encodes the following:
- a CDS encoding SusC/RagA family TonB-linked outer membrane protein produces the protein MRRKFATALGIIILPLVAFAQVGQQAAEISGTVTDARTGVRLVGANVLIVGTVRGAATDADGNYRIGNASVGSITVAAHYIGYKSSEQEIAVVAGQSVTLNFGLGVSALSLDEVVITGTGQEVTKRSLATTISTVRAADTENMPIQSLGEMLTGRTAGVMAMSTTGTAGGAIRIRVRGMTSLSVSNEPIVYVDGIQVDNAAFDPSGFGFNYLGGQEQSRLGDINPDDIDRIEIVKGSAAATLYGTTAANGVIQIFTKRGALNSKARWTFETEQGYSNYDPEIFTYPEESFSYTAPFSATQNEIIDVTSFGGKLLRESMIGQGAIESYSLSVRGGGEAVTYYVAGRSSREAGAFMPGTNTNQFYSGKANVELHVSDKLSLYTTNSISYNRQRAVNNDNHVFGYMAQALLSVGDTSAAAPRGEALYDLDKIDKIQNLNETFRYTGSVQFKYRPDKNWSNRLLFGLDLTSAELGDFIPFGAGIMLVPLGERLIDGRKFWSLTLDASSVYRARLGNIGFATSVGAQGFLEDTKLVSAGGEDFPFTGLSTIAGTGFSRAWESRFRSVNAGFYIQEVIDLSNALYITGAVRTDGNSAFGDEFQSQTYPKLGVSYVLDNFSLPLLGSGSLKLRVAQGSSGSQPGVFDKDRTFEPNSLASAPGLTSSNVGDKELKPEVSTELEVGFDLSFLNERWGLEFTLYNQRTIDALVLKQIAPSTGFAGFQQSNIGEVSNNGLELFLRGLIIHTATLKWDLRFSYSASKNNVVSLGDAAVPVGNLGGVNRNEEGYPVASLWARGLRSDTVAIVSGGVRAVPVPAVDAGDPALDGIGILDGKRVVTAGNVYIGPSLPLETGYLRNDITLFGNFRFSFLVDWTDGHWMYNSTREFQFEFGNLKKPELTPYEVQYYTNKLATVGFGGLEPDEKERLIELARLDDREAYNMMSPANFIKLREISASYTFRNVPGLESLTLVAAGRNLWTASPYNGPDPEVNWSGASSTQSNGVDFLTTPSPRRFTLMLRASF
- a CDS encoding DUF3179 domain-containing protein, with the protein product MSRPRGLLVPWAEFLLYGMLISVASPASLQAQIIDGDPVYDVLPRDAIPAIVDPEFVTGKKARRIMADWEQVIGIVGPEGTAVAYSTWHLDHHEIVDDVVDGLPLAVTW
- a CDS encoding DUF3179 domain-containing protein; this encodes MNDQTLTFGVSGKLWRDAMVMYDRETNSTWAHVTGRAITGPLLDAQLETYPALQTTWKAWLAAYPETKVLKKPVLYGSSYARYNADPRRQGIHGRRMGRSLLPAKSKVIGFQLEESPYAVPVQALLPGSLTELSVADVPLLIFTDVAGEGVTLWQREYEQEVLDFTLVDKDQPRARTGDGRSFDLVTGEEAGGGPPLTRIQTTKAYWFGWHNFYPETQVVSP
- a CDS encoding insulinase family protein; its protein translation is MPVRAQSVFPYPVKKVTLDNGLDVLLVSMPEFKDVLSLNVLVLAGAGNETEKGKTGFAHLFEHIMFRHEFRGQSDGYRKAMNKLGAFNNAWTWFDVTFYHPLTFSSNLDAVTLASGEVVPGLLELEASRFTALEFDEKIFQTETGAVLGEYRKNATSPGLAMTEKQLELAYPQHPYGHTTIGFFQDVVNMSQHYEYARWFYDSYYRPNNCVLVIAGDIDVATLSAKINTAFGGWEYQETPVIDVQDPPQQAERRGHVAWDADVPPRVNVAYLGPKFVTGSKGTAVGQILGELLTSRSAPLFRKLRFEDKAVSQLNLSATEGFHRRLVEINGQLYTDQYAEGGESYQERVIQDIIAGFGDLENFSSTENANRILEMVKSKYTYDFLAQLNSPANVALQLAYYYRFERDPQVIDKLVQSVQDLTPADIDHYARKYFVDNSRVIVTMAPREG
- a CDS encoding insulinase family protein; translation: MVASKYHDPHFVLRFRGAGARGAWQLTAVVLLTVALGWAKPVKIVVLNSPSELVQVKVMVRAGSASDPAGREGLAALTGRMLLDGSFGDPSAPVTKDMLADIVRPWGEQASPSVVVEKETSTFSFTVPKGVFSEYAVKVLQPLFTQPLFAGDELERISKETKVYISATLRLENTELLGLYALDNYIHEGTPYGHLPAGTISGLKAITVEDVRRFYKTYYTAGNITVGVSSGDADIQRLIQSSLSGLGRSVRAKKLRRVPPKRAPAIKGRELLVITQPTTIATGIHLGYPINVDRRHRDYWALYVANVALGTHRDSFGRLYNEIRQARGYNYGDYSYIEWFQNRPFALFPPTNTPRKNQYFSMWVRPAGHEYAHHLLKAIGWELENFVRDGLTGEEVELAKNKARVLYLNLAETSERLLAYKLDDNFYDQRGNGFLDGYLAAIDALTPAQVNAAIRRHLQVENLKIVIVTNEEWGARLATDIAAGQNAGGKDAAAYDFPSREVDDELVYDIPEDKRAVVEKDRLWEAYPLNLSAGRIRVVSSTQLFESARLIGR
- a CDS encoding methyltransferase domain-containing protein, whose protein sequence is MTVIHEKSYRGLGLAQLVHRSRLRRILRLVDDLDLPARGSLADVGCSNGFVLSQLKEHVLSGKDYALFGFDHSDELLRGARNKNIDGASFHRLDLNEINTSWRSRFDVITCFETLEHVGNYRHAMQNIVAMCRPHGMIVLSIPNERGVPGLLKYVARKLLRKEAYGEFFARQSEWDYVRRLLFNLPIDSFRNEGASGWGPHLGFDWKVFREHLERDYFQPQKLRLISEQSSFMNFNLFYVMTKLDAD